The Thiohalorhabdus sp. Cl-TMA DNA segment ACACTCCTCGAATAGAAACGAAAAGAGAACATTTGTTGAGGGGGAGTCTCTCATGCCGTTTGCCGGATGGAAGCCCGTCTGATGCCGAGCGAACAGAGGTCGGTACCGGGGCCATGGCTTTTTCGAGGAAAGGGGCTATGCTACGTTTGTTCTAAATACGTTCTCAACAGGGTAGGCAAACCCGCCTGCTGCCCCGCACCTTCTGACCGTTTGACGGGTGACGCCATGGCCCAGGATCCCACGAATCCGCACGATGCCCTGCTCAAGGCCCTTCTGGACGCCCCCGAGCGGGCCGGGGTCTTTCTGCGGGAGAATCTGCCCGAGGTGCTGCGAGAACGCATGACCGATGAGCCGCCGCGCCATCTGCCGGGCAGCTTCATCGACCCCGCCATGGCGGAGACCCACAGCGACCGGCTGTTCGAGGTGCCGCTCCGGGACGGACGCACCGCCTTCGCCTACGTCCTGATCGAGCACAAATCGGGGCCCGATCCGGCCACGCCGGTCCAGCTGCTGGGCTATCAGCAGCGCATCTGGCAGCGCTTCGCGGAACAGGACGGCCAGGGGCGGGCCCAACGGTATCGGCGGTTGCCGCCCATCATTCCCCTGGTGCTCTACCATGGGCAACCGGAGTGGTCGGTGCCGTTGTCCTTGGTGGACTGCATCGACGCCGACGCGGAGCTTTTGGCCCTGCAGCGGGACTTCGGCTACCAGGTGCGCCATCTGCGCCCCGAGGAAAGCGATGCCCGGCTGTCCAGCGATCCGGTGCTGCGGGCCGGGCTGCGGGCCCTGGCCTGGGCATTTGTCGAGCACCTGGATGATGCGGCCGTTGCGCGCTTGCTGCGCGACCTGCCGGAGGGGCACCCTCTGGAACAGGCGCTTTTGCGGTATATTGCCCGGGTGTATCCCACCACGGAATCGACGGTCTACCGGGCCTTGGAAATCACCCGGCCGGAACGGGCGAAGGAGCTGATTATGACGGTAGCGGATGAATGGGTGGAGCGAGGAAAGAAGGAAGGTCGGCAGGAAGGCCGGCAGGAAGGTCGACAAGAAGGGGAGATCAACACCCTACTTCGTCAAATCGAGCGCAAGTTCGGTTCCGAAGCCAAGAAGGCATATCAGGACCGTGTAGAGAACGCTTCCGTGGGAGAGCTGGATCGGTGGCTCGATCGCTTTGCAACTGCGGATAGGGTTGAGCAGATATTCGGTAACGAATAAGGCGTCCGTAGCGCTTTGTTGAGCGGGCCGTATGCGGTTCGATTAAAGGCACCTTGAGAACCAGAAAAGCAGGGTCGGTCAAAAGGAGGGAAAAGTGGAGCTTAAGATAGAATATCCTGATTCCTTACCGGCTAGCCTTCAACAAACTCCTGAAGAATTCGAACATGAAGCTCGTATGGCTTTAGCGGTAAAGCTTTTTGAGCTCAAGCAGATCTCTTACCAGACTGCAGCTGAACTGGCAGGGGTGGAAGGAGGTCAATTTCTGCTTGCTCTCCATCGTTATGTCGTTTCGGGGATTGATTTAAGCGAAGAACATTTCCAAGCGCAGGTGCGAAATACCTAAAGTGGACAAGGAATTGTCATTGAGGCAATCTCTAGACTTTTCAAATACAAGGGAATTTCGGTGCCGAGTGGCCGGTGTTTTCACCTGCTTGAATTCCGACCCAGCAAATCCCGACAACGAGATTCTCTGGTTGGAGCCTCGTCTCCGTCGTCTAGGGCTGGGAGCTCAATGTGGAGCTTTCCCTAATAGTTTATCGCTCCATTGGGGGATGAGATCCCTCGCTTTTTTCTAGCCACGAAAATTTGGTGAAGGTTTTGCCCGCCTCTCGGAACGCCAGCAACGTACCGCAAGAAGTCGATATTGAGGCCGCCTGCGGTTCCACCTATTTCGCCCGGGGCCAAAAGTACTTCCGGGAGCGTCGGACCCAAGCGGTGAGTGCTCGTTATGAGCCAAGCCGCGGAGTTATCGAGGTGGAATCCCGTGTCCGGGGAAGTGGCAATCGGACCTACCTGCAAAGTATCTGGTTATGGCCCGCTGAGTCCGGCTTTCGGATCGAAGGATCGTGCTCCTGTCCCATGGCCTTCAACTGCAAGCATGTGGCGGCGGCCCTCCTTGGCTTGCAGGATCAGCCCGAGTTGCTCCCCTCCCTGGGCCCTTCCACGCCGGAGGAATGGCTAAGGCGGCTGGGAGAGGCGGTGCCTGAAGACCCGGGCCGGCCGCTGCAAAGCGGGGATCCCGAAGGTGTTCGTTACATTCTGGAACCGGTTCCCGGTACCCACGGCGTTCCGGAGGCCCGGGTGGTCTTGGAAAACCTGGGCTCTGGAGGGGGAATAGAGGGGGTCTACGACGTCCAGGCGCTGGAGCTTATTTCGGGAGGCCCGTCCCAGGACCGGGAGATCATGGCCTTGCTGGAGGCCTCCAGCCTCATGGCGGGTAGCCCGGAGATCCGCCTTACGGGGGCCGCGGGCGGTTTGGCCTTGCAGCGCATGGTCCGAAGTGGCCGTTGCTTCTGGCAGTCCAGCGACTGCCCAGCCTTGCAGCCAGGAGCACCCCGGCCCGTGCAGGCGCATTGGGAGCAGAACCCCGATGGGGCCTATACGCTGGCGGTTCGCACCGATCCTCCGAGCGATGCGCTTCTGGTTCTCGATCCGCCTGCTTACGTGGATGGGGAGAGCGGTGTCTGTGACACCGCCGAGTGGTCCGAGGGGGCGGCGTCGCTGGCCGCCCTGCTCACTGCGCCTCCGGTTCCCCCGGAGTCCGCGGCCGAGGTGAGCATGCGGCTGACCGCGGAAGTACCCCAGCTTGCCCTGCCAACCCCCACAACCGTGACGACCACCGACCTCACGGATACCCCTCCTGCCCCGCACCTTACCCTCCTGGGCAAGGTGGTCGGCACAGGCGCCAACCAGCAGCGCGTCCACCTGGCCCGGCTGGATTTTGGTTACGCGAGCTATGGTGTGCCTGCCATACCCCGGGAGCCGGTAACCGCCCGATACGAGGCGAACGAGGTGGTTCGCATCCACCGGGACGAAAAACGGGAACAGGAAGCCCTCGACCGACTCGAGTCGGTGGGTTTCGTCCAGGCGCCAGCGCACCTTCAAGACGATGACCACGAAGGCTTGCTCTGGATGCGTCCCGGTAACCTGGCCCGGTCGGCCCGTGGCTGGGATCAATTCCTGGAGGAAACGGTCCCCGGCCTCCGGGAAGAGGGGTGGCAGGTCACCGTCGACCCCAGCTTCCACCTCGATTTCATCACCCCGGATCGGTGCCAGGTGGAAGTGGAAGGAACCGGCGAGGACTGGTTCCAGGTTGGATTGGGCTTCCAGGTAGCCGGGGAGCAATTCGACCTGCTTCCGCTCCTTGAACCCGTCATTGAGCAGGTTGACCGGCCCGAGGACCTCCTGGGCCAGGACCGGGACCTGTATCTGCCGGTGGAAGGGTCTCAGTGGTTGCGCCTGTCCGGGGAAACCATCTACCCGATCGTGCGCACGCTGTTAGAGCTCTTTGACCGTCCGCGGTCCGAATCCGGGCACCTCGCCCTGTCCCGGATCGAGGGCCTGCGCCTGGCGGGGCTGGGGGACAGTCCCGCCGAGGTGACCTGGCAGGAGGACGCGGGTCTGCGCGCCCTGGTGGATACCCTGCGCCGTGAGGGCGGTATTCCCGAGGTGGCGCCGCCCGCGGGGCTCGCGGCCGAGCTGCGACCCTATCAGCAGCGGGGTCTGGACTGGCTGCAGTTTCTTGGCGGGGCCGGCCTCGGTGGGGCCTTGGCGGATGACATGGGCCTGGGCAAGACCATCCAGACCCTGGCCCATCTGCTGGTGGACAAGGAACAGGGTCGATTGGAGCGTCCCGCTCTGGTAGTGGCGCCCACCAGCTTACTGAGTAACTGGCGTGCCGAAATCCGGCAGTTTGCCCCGGCGTTATCTGTGCTGACCCTCCACGGTCCCAAGCGGAGTGAATGGTTCGACCGCATCGGGGATCACGATGTGGTGCTGACCACCTATGCCTTGCTTCCTCGGGACGCCGAGAGCTTGCGGGGGTGGTCCTACCACGCCGTGATCCTCGACGAGGCCCAGACCATCAAGAACCCCAACACCCAGTCGGCGGTGGCAAGCCGCTCCCTAGAAGCAAGGCAACGCCTGGCGCTGACCGGGACGCCCATGGAGAATCACCTCGGCGAGCTGTGGTCCCTGTTTCACTTCCTGTTGCCCGGACTGCTCGGCGATCAGCAGACTTTCAAGCGTCTGTTCCGCACGCCCATTGAGCGCGGTGGCGATACCGAGCGCCATGTCACCCTGCAGCAACGGCTGGCGCCTTTCCTGCTGCGTAGAACCAAGCATCAGGTGGCCAAGGAGCTGCCGGACAAGACCGAGATGGTTCAGACCGTGGCTCTCGGCAGCGCCCAGGCCAACTTCTACGAAACGATTCGGCTGGCTATGGAGGAGCGGGTGCGCCAGGCCGTGGCCAA contains these protein-coding regions:
- a CDS encoding UPF0175 family protein: MELKIEYPDSLPASLQQTPEEFEHEARMALAVKLFELKQISYQTAAELAGVEGGQFLLALHRYVVSGIDLSEEHFQAQVRNT
- a CDS encoding DEAD/DEAH box helicase gives rise to the protein MVLENLGSGGGIEGVYDVQALELISGGPSQDREIMALLEASSLMAGSPEIRLTGAAGGLALQRMVRSGRCFWQSSDCPALQPGAPRPVQAHWEQNPDGAYTLAVRTDPPSDALLVLDPPAYVDGESGVCDTAEWSEGAASLAALLTAPPVPPESAAEVSMRLTAEVPQLALPTPTTVTTTDLTDTPPAPHLTLLGKVVGTGANQQRVHLARLDFGYASYGVPAIPREPVTARYEANEVVRIHRDEKREQEALDRLESVGFVQAPAHLQDDDHEGLLWMRPGNLARSARGWDQFLEETVPGLREEGWQVTVDPSFHLDFITPDRCQVEVEGTGEDWFQVGLGFQVAGEQFDLLPLLEPVIEQVDRPEDLLGQDRDLYLPVEGSQWLRLSGETIYPIVRTLLELFDRPRSESGHLALSRIEGLRLAGLGDSPAEVTWQEDAGLRALVDTLRREGGIPEVAPPAGLAAELRPYQQRGLDWLQFLGGAGLGGALADDMGLGKTIQTLAHLLVDKEQGRLERPALVVAPTSLLSNWRAEIRQFAPALSVLTLHGPKRSEWFDRIGDHDVVLTTYALLPRDAESLRGWSYHAVILDEAQTIKNPNTQSAVASRSLEARQRLALTGTPMENHLGELWSLFHFLLPGLLGDQQTFKRLFRTPIERGGDTERHVTLQQRLAPFLLRRTKHQVAKELPDKTEMVQTVALGSAQANFYETIRLAMEERVRQAVANKGLARSQITVLDALLKLRQACCDPRLVKLEGAKTVQESAKLEALMAMLPEMVGEGRRILVFSQFATMLGLIEKALKDARIAYSKLTGQTRKRDAAIERFRSGQAPVFLISLKAGGVGLNLTEADTVIHYDPWWNPAVEEQATDRAHRIGQDQGVFVYKLVTEGTVEERILGMQQRKAALADAVYRHKDRDEEVVPQFTEDDLNTLLSPLG
- a CDS encoding Rpn family recombination-promoting nuclease/putative transposase, yielding MAQDPTNPHDALLKALLDAPERAGVFLRENLPEVLRERMTDEPPRHLPGSFIDPAMAETHSDRLFEVPLRDGRTAFAYVLIEHKSGPDPATPVQLLGYQQRIWQRFAEQDGQGRAQRYRRLPPIIPLVLYHGQPEWSVPLSLVDCIDADAELLALQRDFGYQVRHLRPEESDARLSSDPVLRAGLRALAWAFVEHLDDAAVARLLRDLPEGHPLEQALLRYIARVYPTTESTVYRALEITRPERAKELIMTVADEWVERGKKEGRQEGRQEGRQEGEINTLLRQIERKFGSEAKKAYQDRVENASVGELDRWLDRFATADRVEQIFGNE